tgtctaagctatgaagcttacttgtcACATAgttcgcatatgcaccttcaaccgactacccctccctatatatgttaacttgcaatttctacaacttagaaaatgggagcaaaaatcattcactcagttttgaggtgcttgcttcactattcatggacaATGATTGCGCACAATGATTGCGTGTAATGATTGCGTAATACTCGTTCTTGCTattgcacaatgatggtgcaatATTCACTCGGCCAACCCTCTATGGCctaatgcacaatgattgtgcaatattggcCCAATCGTCCTCATAAGGCGCAATGATTGCGCTGCAacgctcaaggccacctacccaactggcctaatgcatcatcatgatgcaacaTTGGATCTAGGCCAACATTCCTCTTAACGCGACAgaaacttgagatgaagcttcatctcatgacATGGCGCATCTTTCAGCATGtgtcatgctaaaaacacggggtgttacaataaTACTTTCGTGTTGCTACTTGATACTCCTCTCGAGAGAGCAACATACAGTTGACTGTGGATGAACACATGCTCAGGAAAAAAAATACCTGTGTTTTCGATCGTTTTCCCCTGCGCCTTGTTGATTGTAAAGGCGAAACACAAACAGATCGGAAACTGTTTATGTTTAAACTTGTATGGGAGCTTCAGATTCTCAGGTGGCTCCAGTGGCATCTTGTGAATAAAAACTCGTGTGCCTATGTAATTCCCACTAATAATTACAGCATCAATACAGTTTGGGAAGAACTCTTTGATTATTAACCTGGTACCATTACATAAACCATTTTTTGCATCAACAGGCGTACCGATCTTCAACTTCAAAATGTATGATGGAAAACCCCTAGGGGCAATGTTTTTCAAGTATTCTTGTTGGTAAAGACCGTGAGTATCGTCGTCCACAGAATCAAATGAGTAGAATAGAACCTCTTTTCCAGGAAAGATGCTAAGTACTCGGTCATTAAGCTTCTCGACGTACTCGTTCAATGGTGTGATCAATGCCCTATTGACCATGTAGTCTGTATCTCTGGCATTTTCCACCAAGTTTAGAAATGTCACATCTATAAGCTGAGACAAAGAAgcattactaacccatggaattaccATCTCTTCCGGAACCTTTATCATCTCATTAGCAACGCAAGGTTCATCCCCATCACTAACACGAACCAAAAACTCAGAATAAGATGCATCATCGGCTGCACACATATTCTTCTTCAGATGCAAAACATGTACATTTTCCCACAAACGTGACCTGTTAAGAATGTAATGTAACTCAATGTCATTTCGAATTATCCTCTTAAAAGTTAATAAAGTACCAGAGTTTAAGAAACATTAAGTATCGCATATCAatataaaacaatttttttttatcttaaaagaaacaaaaaatgcaATGTACCTGCTAAGACATGCATCGACTGTATGTCCCCTTGTACTCCTTGGAATAACTGGTAGTACCTAGCGGAAATCACCTCCCATGATTAAAATCTTTCCACCAAATGGTTCAGCAATCCCTGTGATATCTCTCATCCTCCGATCAAATGCTTCCAAAGAGTAGCGATGCGCCATTGTAGCTTCATCCCACATAAGGACGGTAGCATGCCTCAAAAGTTTATCTTCTTTAGTTTGCTTCTTCGTACAACACGTTGAAGTTGATGTCGGTGTCAACGGAATCTGAAACTTTGAGTGTGCTGTCCTCCCACCAGGTAGCATAGTAGCACCAATTCCCGACATGGCTGTTGCTAACGCAATACTACCATTTTTCCTGACACATGCCAGAATAGCACGATAGAGATATGTTTTCCCAGTACTCCCGGACCATCTATGAAGAATACTTTACTTCTCTCAATTGTTCCCATGATTGTATCGTAGTCCCTAGACTGGTCTTCATTCAACTTTTGTACAGAAGACAGGTCTTCGTCGAATATAGGAATCAACAACTCCTATTGAATCAGACTCGAAATCTCAAAGTCCTCACCCAATGTGCCAACAATCGGCGGTAGATCATACATGGATATAAGTGAAATCCAATTGAAAATAGATAAAATGCTAACAAGAGGCCAGGTTCATAAAAGAAGTCCAATATCCAGACTGGATATAAAAAAGAATGGAAAAGTACAATTTTGTTCTGACTATATGGATATCAACAAATTCTAACAGTAAGAGTCAGAACAACCATTCTGTATCAGATACTTTAATAAATGACATGCATtttatatgaaaataaaatattatacCTGCTGAAAAGCTGACAAAGTTTTTTAGAAAGTTTAGAATCTTCAAAAGACTGGCATCTTATTGTTGATAGATATATGAGTTTGATCAAATGAattaatataatattttatttgtgtaAAGTAAAGTAAACCAAAACACTTGAACCAAGGTCTTTGAAAAGGTTTAAATATGATTTTTTTCCCTTTGATACCTATTCGTGAGACGAACTATTCTAGATAATTAAAACCTTACCACTGAGGAAGATTTCTTAGCAGAGAAAATCTTTAGAGCCTAAGTGACGAAACTTTTAGGATTTTGACCTTTCGCATTTGAGGTGCTTCAGAGTATGGGCGTACATGATTGTCAAAGGATTCCCGATTACACGAAACCAAATCGGACCCGGTTGGTTCATGTCCGATTTGCGGTCTTACAATTGGACCCGTCAGCAAATTTGATACCCAGTGGGTAGAACCAGTTGGAACTAATAATCCTTCGGGTCTTAATAATATTACTCGCCGGGTACCCGAATAATTACCCTTTTCTTGGTACATTTGGTCAAAATATAAAGGATTTTCCTAGTTTTAGTTTTAGATGTTTAATCATTTTCCATTTTTCTTATCTGAATTTGGTATTCAATTATGATATTAATAAAAGAATAACGATTTTAAAATATAATAATTAAATCATTACGTCAATCTTATTAGATCAATGAACATGGAAAAGGTGGAACTAGATAATAAATATCTAGGCATTTTCCTGTTTTTCAAGAGATCTAAAAATGATACTTTTGCTAAACTTAATgactattttgataaaaaaaagtaaCAAACGGGAAAGGTAAGTATTTGTCACAGTCTGGAAGATCTGTCTTGGTCAAAGATGTTCTCAGATCTTCCCCTACCTGCTATATGAATTCTTTTCTATTGCCGGATAACACCATTAACCAAATGGAAAATGCTCAAAAGGATTTTGGTCGGGTAATAAATCTCAAGGTGGTGTTTATttgaaaaaaatggaaaatgtTTGTTCCCACAAAATGAAAGTGGTCTTGGTTATAGAATGAGCAAGGTTAACCTTATAATGCTATCAAAAACCGCTCGGAGAATGATTTACTCTCCCAGAGATCTCTAGGTGAAAATCTTGGAATGTAAATATTTCAGAGATTGTCATCCTCTTTATCACAAGAAAATCAATAATACTAACCGGGTTTGGACTAGTATCTGTAAAGATTTTGAAATCATCTCTCAAAATTCCTTTTGGGAGATCTGAAACGGGTATAACACTACTGCATTCATATACAACTGGATTACTAACGTTAATCTTCCGATACGAAACTCCTATCGTAATCCTAATCTCACTGATGCTAGCTTCATCAACCAAGATGCTAAAATTTGGACCCAAGATTAGTATAAGCTTTATTTTACTTCAAATAGGCAACAAGtcttcaaaatttggaaaatcaATTTCAGGAGAGGATATAATTATTTAGCTTTTTAGCAAATTTGGAATCTTCTCTGTTAAATATGCTTATGAACTTCTTGCTGATGAGTTGCCAAACCCTAACATCTCTGGAAATCCTATCTGGAACTCCCCATTCCTTCCTAAAATTTAACTTTCATGTGGAATTGTTATGAAATCACAGTTCCTACAAAGGTCGAGTTTTCTAAATTTTTACCCAATCAAAATATCCTTTGCAGCATGTGTGATTCCAACATCCATGAGTCAATAAAACACTAAGCTCTTCATTGTATTTTTTTTAGAGATATCTGGGCTGCTAGTCCTTTCGGTTATGCAGTCTTGCAGGATGTAAATTCAGCTTCCATTATCCAGGATTTGTATAAAATTGGCCTACGAGGAGTCAAAACATGGATCAACTATGCTCCATTTTCACCACTGCTTGGTGTATTTAGAATGACAGATGTTTTCACATTTTTCAGTGCAAACAACTTAATAATTTAACGACTTCTAGAATGGCAGTTAATCTTACTGAATGATTCTTTCAGTTATATGAATGACAACGACAACAACAACCACTCTAGCCCGAATATTGTCGTGACTTACTATTATCTTTTTAATGAGAATCTTCATAAAGATTGCCTGTTTGATCTTCGTGATGCTTTTTATGATAAAGATTCTAACATATTGTTATGATAAGGATTCTAATCATACTGTTAGATAATCGTATTTGAAGCATTAAATTGGTTGACAAACGAGGAAGTTCCCATCATATGCTAGGGGCAGCACGAAGAACGTTCAATCTTATCTATTatataaaaataacaaaactaattgGTTTAGCAACTCTATTTAGATGATTGTCAATTGTTAGCTAACTTTTTTGATTTTATTACGTTTGAATTTGTTTCGGAATCTGAAGAAGCCCCAGCCACTCCCACTTTTGAACATATACTtattccttattaatttatttttcagATGCCGGTAAATACCCAATTTTTTTACCAGTTCCGGGCCTATCCATTTATGATCCGGACATGGAGTCATTGAGAAGACAATACACAAGCTTCATAGCAACCTAAAAATAAGTGAAAGAAGAATAGTGATTTTAGATTACCTGGCGGATTCCCCTCCATCAGGCTCGATCCTTCTGTTACTTTTTTTCACCACCGGAGAAGACTAAAGGAAAGAAGGGAGAACTTGAGAGAACAGAAGGAGATTGAAGTATAAAAGAGGAAGAAAAGAGTTAGAAATGCTCGGTTATGATTTATGGGTCTGGTTATTTACTATACCTGTTGAACCTCTGgttaagttaacgacttaaagggtTAAATGGTATTTTAAGTACGATTCGGGGTCAAACAGGATTGACCACTTTCACTCAGTTCGTCAACAAGGTTTGACTTATAACCTTGACCTTCTCTGTAAGGTTTGACTCAAACCTTTGGATTTCAGTGACGATGGGCCAAAAGTTTTACCAGTTCCAATTCCGGGCCCATCCATTTATGATGCGGACATGGTATCATTGAGACCCAAACCCGACTTTGATAGACCAGTCTGGTTCCGGTCTGGTGGTACCTGGAAGGAATTAGACGCATCGACAGCCCTAATTTGTCCGAGACTTGTTTGGCCTCACTACCCCCGGTGTGAGCCAATATTTCTATACACGTGGGAACAtatcaacggttgaaggagtctATAGTGAGTCAGTCTCAGTGACCTAAATCAGGTCGTGTTCTAGATTTCAAGAAGAatagagaagaagaggaagatcaAGAACCAAAGCGATCGACACAGATATGAAATGATGAGTACGGGGAGGACTCCATTGTTGTTGCTCTTCTTTAACCTAATCATTTTCTCTGCAGCTGGTAAGTCCACTTACCTATTAAGGGGATGATCCTTGTTATAGaattcaacaaaccctaaatagtATGGCTCTTTGTCAGTTTGATTTGATTAGGGAAGATATACCTAATTTGTAAGCTCAAATCACATCTACTGTATGATTTTATCTATGAATATTTTAACTTTATAGGTATTAGCTAGAGCCctaattttgaatttgttaatgATGTTGTGGGTATAATGGGATATTATGAAAATGAGATGCAGCCGCGACCAGTCTTTGCTGTTTTAGTAAATGAATGTATGTTCATGTATAATACACACAATGGGTAAGATTTGAATGCATATAAACTACAGAAAATGAGGTTGTTGTGTTACTAGATAGTTGGTAGTCAGGAGCCCATGTGAGACTTTTGTGTTGATTGATATAAAAATCTTCTGGGAGTTTTGTTAATAAAGTTGGTTCTAATAATTCATTTAGCAAAATAGCTAAATCAAAGATTCCATGTTCGATGTTTACATGTGTCATTTCTGGAGCTTTACTTCGGATTTCGAATTTAAGCTAGTCTTCATAGAAAAACTGTTTAATCCTGGAGAAAGACTATGTACATTTCATGGCATAAGCTGCTATTACTTCGATACTTATTGCATTACGCATGTGTTTTTAGAAACAAGGTTAGTTTTACGTGGGGATTTTTGCTGATTTTGTTGTATTGCAGGCAAACGTAATGGAGTGTGCATCTCCCAGGGTGGTCGCTTTGCTCCATTCTCTTCTGAAGGCAAACCTCCCAGTAAAGTTACCAAGGGACCCAAGGATTTAACTCTTTGCAGGGTTTTTCGTAAAAGAACTTGCTGTGATGTAGCCCAGACACATCCAGCTTTGCTAACTATTAGAAGGTTGGCTTCTGCTGGAGAAGCCAGCCAGGAGTGCTTACAGCTGTGAGAGCTGTTGGAGTGTTCTATCTGTGATCCACGTGTTGGTGTTCAGCCAGGACCCCCTCTTATATGTGCTTCTTTTTGCGATAGGATCTTTGAAGCTTGCGCTGGTGCGTACTTCTCTGAAGATGTAAAGACCCAGGTGAGGATATTCTTTATCACTACATTTATTACTAGATGTATAATGAAGAAGATTTGTGTTCTACATTTGGAAAAGCGATGGTGCTTTTTAGTTCCAAATTGGATACCTCAAATCCTAAACCTTACCTAGTTCGTATGTAGTAACCACCACTAAACTACATTCCCGTAACTGCTGTGCGTCTGTGCCTGCATTTTAGAGTTAGTCAAATGAAACTAATCCGAAGTCCAGACATCAGATAGGTTGTCAGTATCGGCCTTAACTTAGGTTATACAGATAGATTATCCCATTAGACTATGGATCCTCATCATAGTAAGCCTTATAGAACTTAAACCGATGCTTTGAAATTTGATAATTAGTTCTTTTTATTAACTGTAGTTTGTGATGTCAGGTACTGTCGCCATGTGGCTTAAACGACTTTGTTTGTGGCAGAGTATCTGAATGGGCTTCTAATGGGACAGAACTCTGCAAATTTGCTGGTTTTGCTATTAAATCTTCGGAAGACAACTATGGTGCTGGGATTGAACCATCTTGTTATGGTGGGAAGGCTAGTCTAGATTCAATTGCTGATTCATGGAAGACTTCAAGACCTGCTGATTCATGGAAGACTTCAAGACCTGGCGTGCCTAGGAGAGGTCAGAAACTAGGATCATTCCAAGACTTTCAGCAGTG
Above is a genomic segment from Papaver somniferum cultivar HN1 chromosome 10, ASM357369v1, whole genome shotgun sequence containing:
- the LOC113315778 gene encoding uncharacterized protein LOC113315778 — its product is MSGIGATMLPGGRTAHSKFQIPLTPTSTSTCCTKKQTKEDKLLRHATVLMWDEATMAHRYSLEAFDRRMRDITGIAEPFGGKILIMGDKKKLFYIDMRYLMFLKLWSRLWENVHVLHLKKNMCAADDASYSEFLVRVSDGDEPCVANEMIKVPEEMVIPWVSNASLSQLIDVTFLNLVENARDTDYMVNRALITPLNEYVEKLNDRVLSIFPGKEVLFYSFDSVDDDTHGLYQQEYLKNIAPRGFPSYILKLKIGTPVDAKNGLCNGTRLIIKEFFPNCIDAVIISGNYIGTRVFIHKMPLEPPENLKLPYKFKHKQFPICLCFAFTINKAQGKTIENTGIFFPEHVFIHSQLYVALSRGVSSSNTKVLL